A genome region from Carya illinoinensis cultivar Pawnee chromosome 2, C.illinoinensisPawnee_v1, whole genome shotgun sequence includes the following:
- the LOC122301899 gene encoding secreted RxLR effector protein 161-like: MIEEFKQEMMKSFKMSDLGLMHYFLGIEVCQDNGIFISQKKYAEDLLKKFNMSDCKSVTTPLIANEKFKKEDGGKLADGAAYRSLIGSLLYLISTRPDLMFATSMLSRFMQNPNQVHFGAAKRVLTYVQVTLKFGILFKPCSYSKLIGYTDSDWAVSIDDMKSTSRYCFNMESGVFSWGSKKQGFVAQSTAEAEYVAAANAVNQAIWLTRILEDMGAKQQLPVEIFCDNKSVIAMAKNPIYHS, encoded by the coding sequence ATGATTGAAGAATTCAAGCAAGAGATGATGAAGTCTTTTAAAATGAGTGATTTGGGTTTAATGCATTACTTTCTTGGTATAGAAGTATGTCAAGATAATGGcatttttatttctcaaaagAAGTACGCTGAAGATTTGCTTAAGAAGTTCAATATGTCTGATTGCAAATCAGTGACAACTCCTTTAATTGCAAATGAGAAATTCAAGAAAGAAGATGGGGGAAAATTGGCAGATGGTGCTGCCTATAGAAGTTTGATTGGAAGTTTGTTGTACCTCATTTCTACACGACCTGATCTCATGTTTGCTACAAGCATGTTGTCTAGGTTTATGCAAAATCCCAATCAAGTCCATTTTGGTGCTGCAAAAAGGGTGCTGACATATGTTCAAGTCACTTTGAAGTTTGGCATTTTGTTTAAGCCGTgttcttattcaaaattaattggATATACAGACAGTGATTGGGCTGTTTCAATTGATGATATGAAGAGCACTTCAAGATATTGTTTCAATATGGAATCAGGTGTTTTCTCATGGGGCTCGAAGAAACAAGGATTTGTGGCTCAATCTACAGCAGAAGCAGAGTATGTTGCTGCTGCCAATGCTGTAAATCAAGCTATATGGCTGACTAGAATACTTGAAGATATGGGAGCAAAGCAACAACTTCCAGTTGAGATTTTCTGTGATAATAAGTCAGTAATTGCAATGGCCAAGAATCCAATTTATCATAGTTGA